The genomic segment CGGGTTCTGTAGAAGCCATTGTGACCATTCTTGCTTTACGAGATCAAATCGTACTGCCAACCATTAATCTTGATAATCCGGATGAAGGTTGTGATTTAGATTTTGTGCCTCACACTGCTAAAGCGCATCGTTTTGACTATGCATTATGTAATTCATTTGGCTTTGGCGGCACCAACGGTTCGCTTTTATTTAAAAAAGGCGATGCGTAAAGCGTGCAAAGTGAGTGTGTTACTTTAATTAAAAGTGTGAATAAGCAGTAACTCTGGTTACTGCTTTTTTTTGGCCTGCTTTTTTCTATAACGACCGTTTTTAAGTTTATTTTACTCATAGGCCTCACTTTCAGAATTAAAATGAAGAATGTTTGATTTATTGCGGTTTAAATTATAATTATTCATTCAATCGAGATATTTATTTAAACTTAGGCGTTTTTAACCACTTCTGATTAGAAATATCGTAAACTGGCGACAGTGCATAAAATTAGGAGGCATAATGGCCGGAGTAGACAGAGAAATTACATTACGATTTTTGGCAGAGCCAGCAGATGTCAATTTTGGCGGCAAAGTCCATGGTGGCGCCGTGATGAAATGGATTGATTTGGCAGCCTATGCAGGCGCAGCAGGTTGGAGCGGTAAATACTGTATTACTGTTTATGCAGGCGGTATCAGGTTCGTAAAACCGATTCATGTGGGTAATATTGTTGAAGTCAGCGCCAAAGTTATTTATACCGGCACATCTTCTATGCATTTAGGTATTGATGTAAAAGCTGGCGATCCTAAAGAACCTGAACGTCACTTAACGACTCATTGTATTGTGATTATGGTTGCAGTAGACGATGACGGTAAACCGACTTCCGTACCTGAATGGATCCCGGAAACTGAGGATGACATTCGGTTACGAGATTCTGCACTAAGATTGATGGACATGCGTAAACGCATTGGCGCAGAAATGGAAGCCCATGTAAAACCAGCGCTTTAAAGGTTACAATCAATACGTTTTCATCTCATAAATAACAATGATAAGGGAAAGGTATGGCAAAGGTCGCTTTTATTGGTTTAGGTGTAATGGGTTATCCAATGGCGGGGCATCTGGTAAAACAGGGGCATCAAGTGACGGTTTATAATCGTACTACGGCCAAAGCAGAGCAATGGACTAAAGATTACACTGGCCAATTAGCGTTGACACCCAAGTTAGCCGCAGAAGATCAAGACATCGTATTTACTTGTGTTGGCAATGACGAAGACTTAAAACAAGTTATTCTTGGCGAAAATGGTGTTATTCATGGTATTGCTGATGGCGCTATTTTAGTTGATCACACGACAGCTTCAGCTGATGTTGCTCGAGATATTTCGGCCATATTAGCAAGTAAAAATATCGAGTTTATGGATGCACCTGTATCTGGCGGTCAAGCTGGCGCTGAGAATGGCGTGTTGACTGTGATGATGGGTGGAAAACAAAACGTATTCGAACAAGTCAAACCTGTTATTGATGCCTACAGTCGTTGTGCTGAGCTTTTAGGTGAAGTCGGGGCCGGTCAATTAACAAAAATGGTTAATCAAATTTGTATTGCGGGTGTGGTTCAGGGCTTATCCGAAGGATTACATTTTGCTAAAAGTGCAGGGCTTGATGGATTAAAAGTTGTAGAGGTGATCAGCAAAGGCGCTGCGCAAAGCTGGCAAATGGAAAATCGTTACCAAACCATGTGGCAGGGTGAATATGATTTTGGCTTTGCTATTGATTGGATGCGTAAAGATTTAGGCATTGCGCTTGCTGAAGGGCGTAAAAATGGCAGCCATTTACCAGTGACTGCATTAGTTGATCAATTCTACTCAGAAGTACAAGCAATGAAAGGTAACCGTTGGGATACCTCAAGTTTGTTAGCAAGACTTGAAAAAGACCGTTAACAGTCATTATTTACGTTTGACATAAAAGCGCGTTAACTGAATTGTTAACGCGCTTGTTCGTTTATGGTGCTTTTTATAAAGTTCTTTCTAATTAAAGGCTTTGTTAAAGACGTTTTATCAAATTATGAGGTGTTAAACCTTCAAACCTATCATCAACTTATCTAACGCTTCAGCGGTGCGATTAAGTTCATCACAACCAGACACGGACATATTGGCCGCTTCTTCAACGTTATGAGACTGGTTCCTGATTTCCATCAAGTTAGATGCAATTTCGTTTGCTACTGCTGATTGTTCCTCTGCAGAAGTGGCAATTAACACACTCATTTCAAATACCTTACCACTGTGATGAGCAATACTTGCTAAATCCTCACCTGTTTGAAGTACATGTTTCTTGCCTTCTTCAGCCTGCTCGACGGTACGAGACATCACTTGAGTCAGGTTTTGTGAGCCAGACTGTAATGCTTCAATCATGGTTTTGATTTCAACTGTTGCAGATTGCGTGCGACCTGCAAGTGTTCTGACTTCATCAGCAACGACAGCAAAACCTCTTCCTTGCTCTCCGGCTCTTGCTGCTTCAATTGCCGCATTCAGAGCGAGTAGGTTGGTTTGCTCAGAAATAGCATTAATTGTTGTAACAACAGCATCGATCTTACTGGCGTTATCATTTAATACATTAACAGCATCAGATGCGTCAGCAATTTCTGTTGACAATAAATCAATGGCTTGCACCGTTGTGGCAATGTCTTCAGAGCCTGCGGTAACTTGATTATTTGCCTCTTGTGTCTCTGATGACGATTGCTCCGCGTTACGGGCAACTTCTTTTACTGCTGCTGTCATTTCTTCCATCGCAGTCGCTAATGAATCTAAATGTTGACGCTGATTCACTGCAACTGTTTGACCGTCCTCAGCAGTGGCTCTAAACGATTGTACAACCTGCCTTATTTGCTCTGCTGCCTGTGACATTTGTAAGACTAGTTTATGTTGTCTGTCTACTAACGTATCGACACTAATTGCTAATAAACTAAACTCATCAGGTACTTCAAAAAAGTTTAATCGACTACTCAAGTCACCGTCTGCTGCGCGTCTCAATGCCATTACTGTGGTATACAATGCACCACCTATGAAGGTTGAAATATAGTAAGAAAAAAGCAAAATGATGATGATGATTGCAGCGGTTAAAGCATAGGTTAAGTTATTATTTTTACTAGCTTTTTCTTCTGTATTGCTATGAGGGATTAATGTGGTGATGACAATATCGTAATTATTAATGTTACTCAGCACTTCAAATCCAGCTGCTGTTTCAATTGAGCCACCACCTTGACGTGCCATTTGTTGAGCTTGGTGGCCTAATGATGAAACATTGACAGCGTTACTATTGCCGTTGATATTTGATAAAAAGGTTTGTTTTTGTTCTTCATTAAGCAAGTCTAGTGCGACTTCTACAGCGTGGTTATAAGTGTTATTGAGCGCGATAGCTTCATCTATTTCTGCTTCTGCTAACGTCGATTTAAAACTAGTGGTTAACGCTATCGTAAGTAACAAAATCAGTAAAATTGGCACCATAGCCAAAATGGTGAATTTTGCCTTTATTGTTAGTTTTATTAAAAATTGGTCAATCCATCTAAATTTTACTTCTTTCATGTACGCCTCTACATAATATGACTCGCTACTAATGTATATCGGATCTTGTTCGGTAAACTTTAGTTGGATTATAAATTGCTGGCTTTTTGCTCATATTTTATGCTGGAGTCAAGATAGAAGCTGTTGTGAATTGCTTAAGTTTGATGTGAGATTTATGTGTCAATACAATCCATTAAACATATACATGACTTGATGAGCTAAAAGCGTATAAATACTCAATTTTACTGGCTTAAATTGTAATAAATGCTAGTAAAATTAACCTAGCTCACGTAAAATTCCATCTTTTGTTTTAACCCCATGCTCTAAGTGTAAAGCGTGCTTTAACACTAAGACTAATAATGTCGCCTGAACCTTAGGCGCCCTAACGCATTTGATATGCAAGAATGCAGTGGAAGATATAATGCAGCAGTTAACTGAGATCGTAGAACAAGCCTTAGAAGTGATAGGTAAGGCCAGTGATCTAAAGGCATTGGATGATATCCGTGTCGATTACCTTGGTAAGAAAGGTAAAATCACTGACATGATGAAATTAATGGGCAGCTTAAGCCCAGCAGAAAAGCCTGCTTTTGGACAAGCAGTCAACCAAGCTAAACAAGCTGTACAGAAAGAACTTTCTGCACGCATTGAAGGCTTAAAATCTGCGGAATTAGAAGCACAACTTATCGCTGAAAAAATCGATGTGACGCTACCCGGTCGTACAATTGAGATGGGTGGACTTCATCCTGTCACACGTACTATCGAACGTATCGAAACTTTCTTTGGTGAACTTGGTTTCTCAGTTAAGAATGGTCCTGAAATTGAAGATGACTTCCATAACTTCGACGCACTAAATATTTCAGAACATCATCCTGCACGTGCCGATCACGATACCTTTTATTTTAACCCTAAAGTCATGCTACGCACGCAGACTTCAGGTGTTCAAATCCGCACGATGGAACATGAAAAACCACCATTACGTATTATTTCTCCAGGCCGTGTTTATCGTAATGACTACGATCAGACTCATACGCCAATGTTCCACCAAGTTGAAGGCTTGTTAGTGGATGAAAAAGTTAACTTTGCGGAGCTAAAAGGCATTTTACATGACTTTTTACGCAACTTTTTCGAGGAAGATTTGCAAGTTCGTTTCCGCCCATCTTACTTCCCGTTCACTGAGCCATCAGCTGAAGTTGATGTAATGGGTAAAAACGGTAAATGGTTAGAAGTATTAGGTTGTGGCATGGTACATCCTAATGTACTTCGCAGTGTCGGTATCGACCCTGAAAAATACTCTGGTTTTGCTTTTGGTATGGGTGTTGAGCGTTTAACGATGCTACGTTACGGCGTTAACGACCTACGTGCCTTCTTCGAAAACGATTTACGTTTTCTTAAGCAATTCAAATAACGGAGCAATAAACAGATGAAATTCAGTGAATCTTGGCTTCGTGAATGGGTTAACCCATCAGTAAGCCGTGAAGACTTATCTCACCAAATCACTATGGCAGGTCTTGAAGTAGATGGCGTAGATGCAGTAGCGGGTGAGTTTAGTGGTGTCGTTGTGGGTGAAGTGGTTGAATGTGGCCAACACCCAGATGCAGACAAATTACGTGTAACAAAAATTAACGTAGGTGATGAAGAACTTATCGACATCGTCTGTGGCGCGCCTAATTGCCGCTTAGGATTAAAAGTTGCGGTTGCTATGGTAGGCGCAGTGCTTCCTGGCGATTTCAAAATCAAAAAAGCCAAATTACGTGGCCAACCATCATTTGGTATGTTGTGTTCGTACGGTGAATTAGGTATCGACATCGAAAGTGATGGCATTATCGAATTACCAACAGATGCACCTATTGGCAAAGATGTGCGTGAATACCTAGATCTTAACGATGCGGTTATTGATGTAGATTTAACGGCTAACCGTGCTGACTGTCTTGGTATGGCAGGTCTTGCTCGTGAAGTTGGTGTATTAAATCGTGAGACTGTAACAGAGCCTACATGGGAAGCTGTGACAGCAACAATCGACGATAAAGTGGCAATTAATGTCATTGCTGATGAAGCGTGTCCTCGATACTTAGGTCGTGTGGTTAAGAATGTTAACCTTGCTGCCGCAACCCCATTATGGATGCAAGAAAAATTACGCCGTAGTGGTATTCGCTCAATTGATCCAATCGTTGATATCACCAACTACGTCTTGATTGAGTACGGCCAGCCAATGCATGCGTTTGATTTAGCAACGCTAACTGGTGCGATTCAAGTACGTTTAAGTGATGGTGTAGAAAAGCTGAAATTGCTTGATGGCAATGAAGTGACTGTACCTGATGACACTTTAGTTATTGCTGATGACACTGGCTCAATTGCCTTAGCAGGTGTGTTTGGCGGCGAAAAAACAGGTGTGACTGAGAAGACTCAAGATATCTTGCTAGAGTGTGCATTCTTTGCTCCGCTTGCGATCATGGGTAAATCACGCCGCTTAGGTCTACATACCGATGCTTCACATCGTTTTGAGCGTGGTGTTGACCCAGAACTACAACACAAAGTAATGGATCGTGCTACTCGCCTTGTATTAGATATTTGTGGCGGCGAAGCAGGCCCTGTGGAAGAAGCTGTTACAGAAGCAAATTTACCTAAGCCGGTTAACTTAATGCTTCGTCGTAGCAAACTAGATAAGATTTTAGGTCATCATATCCCTGATACTGATGTGACTGAAATCCTTGAACGTTTAGGCTTCACCGTGACTGCCAAAACAGACACTTGGGACGTTGTTACTGCAACTTACCGTTTCGATATGGCGATTGAAGAAGATTTGATTGAAGAAGTTGCGCGGATTTATGGATACAACAATATCCCGAATATTGCGCCTGTTGCTTCGTTAACCATGTCTGATCACAAAGAAGCAGATATTTCATTACGTAAAGTACGTAATGTGCTAGTCGCTCGTGGTTTCCAAGAGGCAGTGACGTATAGCTTTGTTGATCCTAAACAGCAAAACCTTGTTCATCCTGACGCGCCAGCGATGATTCTACCGAACCCTATTTCAGTAGAAATGTCAGCAATGCGTTTATCTATGTTCACTGGACTATTAACGTCAGTAGGCTATAACCAAAGTCGTCAACAAGGTCGAGTGCGTTTATTCGAGACGGGTTTACGCTTTGTACCTGATGCCAAAGCAGATTCTGGTGTTAGACAAGAACCAATGATTGGTGCGGTAATTTCTGGTGTTCAAAATGACGAACATTGGTCTATGGACTCAAAAACTGTCGACTTCTTTGATTTAAAAGGTGATTTAGAATCAATTATCGGCTTGACAGTTTCAACTTCTGAATTTACTTTTAGAAGTGCAACACATTCTGCTCTTCACCCAGGGCAATGTGCTGAAATACTACGAAATAATCAAGTTATTGGTATCATTGGTGCTGTCCATCCTAGTTTGGAAAAGCCTTTTGGACTCAATGGCAAAACAATTATTTTTGAGTTAGAACTGGACGCTTTACTGCATGCCAGTTTGCCGCTAGCCCAGACTGTATCTAAGTTTCCTGCAAATCGACGTGATATTGCTGTTGTTGTTGATGAAGAAGTTTCTGCAACTAATGTTATGAATTTGATAAGAAAAGTTGGCGAAAATCAGTTGGTTGGCTTAAACTTGTTCGACGTATACCGAGGTAAAGGTGTAGAGGCTGGCAAAAAGAGCTTAGCAATCGCACTTACATTACAAGACATTACTCGTACACTTGAAGAAAAAGACATTACTGAAACAGTTGATTCAGTTGTCTCTGCACTTAAGACCGAGTTCAACGCATCGTTGAGGGATTAAAAGTATGGCACTTACCAAAGCCGAAATGGCAGAACATCTTTTTGAAACGCTGGGCATTAACAAACGTGTTGCCAAAGAGATGGTTGAGTCTTTCTTTGAAGAAATTAGAGAAGCTCTTGAAAGTGGTGAGCAGGTCAAGTTATCTGGCTTTGGAAACTTTGATCTGCGCGATAAGAATCAAAGACCGGGAAGGAACCCAAAAACTGGTGAAGATATTCCGATTTCAGCCCGTCGTGTTGTGACTTTCCGTCCAGGACAAAAGCTGAAAACTCGAGTAGAAGGATCTAACTCGGCTAAGAAATAATTTCGCTTTCGTTGTAAAAGCCACTCTGAAGAGTGGCTTTTTTGTTTGTATATTTAGCAAAACATCAACGATTGTCGTGAATGGCGTTAAAATGTGTGCCGTTGGAATTATATAATTGGTATTATATGACGTTGAAACATTCCTTTTGTTTATATCGTTTTTTGTTCGTGTTGTTGTAATCTCTGAGGTTTCTTTTGGCTAGACAAGCAAAACATTTCGATCGTCGGTTCACTCTTTCCTTACTTCACCCACGATATTGGGGCTCATGGTTAGCAATTGCTGTTTTATTTATTTTTGGCATCTTACCTGCCAGAGTACGTGATCCCATTTCTCGTTTACTGGCTAAGTTAGTGATGCGAATTGCTAAAAAACCTATTCAAGTGGCACGGATTAATATTCAAACGTGTTTTCCTGAAAAGTCTGCTGATGAAGTTGAGTCGCTAATTAAAGCAAACGTAGATATGTTTGTTTTAGCCTTGTTGTCACAAGCTGAGCTTTTGATTAGGTCGAATGAGCATATTAAACGTCGAGTGACGATAGCTGGTTATGAACATGTACAAGCTGCGAGGGACGCGGGCCAGCCCATTATCTTTATTATGCCTCATGTTTGGCCGATTGATTATGCTGGGATCAGGTTAAATTTAGCACTGCCAATGGTAACCATGGCGAAAGCCCACAGGAACGGTTTGTTTAACTGGTTTAGTAATCGCCTACGTAGTAGTCAAAAAGGGCGGGTTTACATGCGAGAAGCGGGTATACGCGCGTTAATCAGTGAATTACGTCAAGATAACAGTTTCTTTTACTTACCAGATGAAGACTTAGGACCCGAACAAAGTGTTTTTGCGCCTTTACTTGGAACGGAGAAAGCTACTTTGCCAGTGGTTGGCCGTCTTGCACAGGCGGGTAAGGCGAGGGTTATTCCTGTAAAGATTGGCTATGACACCGAGAAATATCAATTCAACTTAACATTAATGCCTGCAGTTGATGAGCAAGATATGGTTGGCAAGGATAATGAGGCCATCGCGCTTAATAAGATGGTGGAGCAAGTGATTATTGCTTACCCTGAGCAATACATGTGGTTTTTGAAGTTTTTAAAAACAAGGCCAAATGGTCAGTCTGAATTGTATTAGCAGTAACAATCGCTATTATACAAAAGGCGCTTAACCCAATGGGTAAGCGCCTTTTTTGTATTAATACTTCAAGACCTTTACACGCTATTCAGCGAAGTATAACCAACCTTGATTGACACATAATGTGAGTAATGTAATGACTGCGGGTAAATCTTTCCAGTTCAGTAGAACTGACTGACAGATGTGATGCTCGTTACTGACGATATCGATAATCTCACTCTCTATATTGTCAACGTTTACAGCTTCACCATTGATATAGATTTGTGCTTGTTTATCGTTTTCTAGTGACAGAATTTTGAGTCCGCCGACGCGTTGTAAGCTTGCACCATCTTCAATGGCTTCAATCACATCTGCTGAACTAATTGCTTGTTCAAATGGATTAATGTCTAGCTCAAAACGGTTTTGGCTTAACATTTTCCCAAGCATTGTTTGATATTGGTTTGGATCGTTTGCTAGTTGGGCTAATAAATCCATAATCCCTTGTTGTTGTACTTGGCTTACTTGGCCTTTATTTGCGACTTCTTCATTCGAAGTAAAACGGTGTTGGCCACAATTATTGTCAATCAATGCATCAGCTAATTCTGTTAATAGTTCTTGTTGGCTTGGTGCTCTAAAACCGATGGAATAACTCAATGCCAGTGACAATGTTTCGCCGCAGTGGGGAAAACCTGGTGGAATGTAAAGGATGTCACCTTTAGTTAATACCACATCGATAATTGGCTCAAAGTCATCCACTAATGGGCTATTTATATCGCCGCCACGTTGTTTATGGGCGCCTCTATCACCGACTTTTCAGCGACGCTCGCCTTCGCCTTGAATAATGAATACATCATAATTATCGATATGAGGTCCTACACCGCCTTTAGGTGTTGCAAAAGACACCATCAAATCATCAAATCGCCAATCTGGTAAAAACCGGAATGCTTCAACAAAAGCTTGTGACTCAGGATACCAATGGTTAACTGCTTGTACTAATAGTTGCCATCCATCTTCGCCGTATTCGTCATAGTCCTCAAAGGGACCTTGTATGACATTCCAACCATCCGATTTCGTTTGGACAATACGAGAAGAAATATCTTCTTCCATTGCCAAACCTGCTAATTCATCGGCAGAAATCGGATCTTCAAAGGCATGAAAAGCATTTTTAATGACAATAGGCTTTTTTTGCCAAGTGTCTTTGATAAACGCCGCAGTATCAAAATTTAATGTATACATAGTCAATAAAAAGGCGACAGCTCTGCTGAGATGTCGCCATTCCTTAATTTAAACAGATAGCTGTTTATAAATTACTTTAACTCATCAACAAACGCTTCAGCGCGGCCGATGTAGTTAGCTGGTGTCATTGTTTTAAGTTCAGCTTTAACACTGTCAGGCAGCGCTAAACCATCAATGAATGTAGCAAGTTGTTCGCCATCAATACGCTTACCACGTGTTAACTCTTTTAATTTTTCATATGGCTTTTCGATACCGTAACGACGCATCACAGTTTGTACCGGTTCAGCCAGTACTTCCCAGTTCTTGTCTAATTCGGCACGTAAATTTTCTTCATTCACTTCAAGCTTACTGATCCCTTTCATTGTTGCTTGATAAGCAATTAATGAATGAGCCATACCGACACCAAGGTTACGCAATACGGTTGAGTCCGTTAAGTCACGCTGCCATCTTGAAACGGGTAACTTAGCAGCAAGATGTTGCATAAGTGCGTTAGCAATACCAAGGTTACCCTCTGAGTTTTCAAAATCGATAGGGTTAACTTTATGTGGCATCGTAGAAGAACCAATTTCGCCAGCAATAGTACGTTGCTTAAAGTGACCTAATGCAATGTAGCCCCAGATATCACGATCGAAATCGATAAGAATAGTATTGAAACGAGCAACAGCATCAAATAGTTCAGCAATGTAATCATGCGGTTCGATTTGAGTAGTGTATGGGTTCCAGTTAATACCAAGGCTTGTTACAAAGCGTTGTGACAATTCATGCCAGTTAACTTCAGGGTAAGCAGAGATGTGTGCGTTGTAGTTACCAACAGCACCATTGATTTTACCCATGATTTCAACAGCGTTGATTTGGTTAAGTTGGCGTTCTAAACGAACTGCCACGTTTGCCATTTCTTTACCTAATGTAGAAGGTGATGCTGGTTGACCGTGTGTACGTGACATTAACGGTACAGATTTGTTTTCTGCCGCTAATTTTTTGATTGCATCAACAATTTCAAGACACTGAGGTGCTAATACTAAATCACGTGCTTCTTTAAGCATTAACGCATGAGATAGATTGTTAATGTCTTCAGAAGTACAAGCGAAGTGAACAAATTCGTCAATTGCAACTAACTCAGCGTTGTCTGCAATTTTTTCTTTAATGAAATATTCAACCGCTTTAACGTCGTGGTTGGTGGTTCTTTCAATTGTTTTAACGCGTAACGCGTCTTCTTCGCTGAAGTTATCCTTGATGCTATCCAGTAAAGTTAATGCTTCTTCGCTGAATGGCGGAACTTCTTCAATCTCTGGGCAACTAGAAAGTAGTTTTAACCAGTTAATTTCAACTTGAACACGGTATTTAGTTAAACCGAATTCGCTGAAAATGCCTCGTAAAGAGGTGGTTTTGCTACCATAACGACCGTCTATCGGAGAGATAGCAGTCAGTGCAGAAAGATCCATTTGAAGCTCCTTGATGAACTTTTGTTGTAGGGTGATACGATTAATTATTTTTACGGCTACTAATAGCAGTATCCACAATGGCTTTACGAGCAAAAACGAGGTGGCGACGTTTGCCTCCGAGTTGGCGCCATAAAACTGCACTACGCATAGCTGATAAAAGTAAAGCACGGATTTTTTGTTGTACTTGCGGTTGTTGCAAGCAAGCTGGATTACCAGAAATTTGTAATTTGGGGCCAAGCTCACTGATCACATCGCTGTATATGCTCGCTAAACTCGCAATGATTTGTTCATCGGTAATGGCGAAGTGATGTAATTGACGGTGCACTTGGTTGATACGTTCGGCTAGCATACCTAACCCATTTGCTGAGCGAGCGAGCTTACGTTCTAATGCGAGCATCCCAACTAGGTAGCGAGTGGTTTCAACATCTTTGCTGTTGCCATCACCTAACTGATTCTCAATCAGTTGGTACCCTTTATTGAGTGCTTGTTTATCTTGATAAATTTCTGAAACAGAATCTGGGTCAGTCACCATAATGGTGTTCAGACTCGCAGCAAGAGCTGTTTCGTCTGAATCGCCATGACGCGCGAGATGTTGAACTTGAGCAATCGCTTGTAAAATACCTGCAAACGCCATAGTGCGTTCAAATAATACTTGGCTCACGCTCTATCCTCTAATTAGTGTATCGATAATACCGCCGCCTAAGCAGACTTCACCATCATAAAAAACAGCAGACTGACCAGGAGTCACAGCAGCTACTGGCTCATCAAATATCACGCTAATTTTGTCATCACCTTCAGTCGTCACGGTGCAGTTAACATCTTGCTGACGGTAACGTGTTTTCACGGTTATCTTAGCTGGTGAACTTGGGCCTTTGCGGTCAACCCAATGAAGTTGACTTACTGTCATGCCATTTGACATCAGGCGAGGGTGGTTTCCACCTTGGCCGACAATTAA from the Shewanella japonica genome contains:
- the ihfA gene encoding integration host factor subunit alpha, translating into MALTKAEMAEHLFETLGINKRVAKEMVESFFEEIREALESGEQVKLSGFGNFDLRDKNQRPGRNPKTGEDIPISARRVVTFRPGQKLKTRVEGSNSAKK
- the lpxM gene encoding lauroyl-Kdo(2)-lipid IV(A) myristoyltransferase (LpxM is lauroyl-Kdo(2)-lipid IV(A) myristoyltransferase, an enzyme characterized in Escherichia coli and involved in biosynthesis of the form of lipid A found in that species and some closely related species.); the encoded protein is MARQAKHFDRRFTLSLLHPRYWGSWLAIAVLFIFGILPARVRDPISRLLAKLVMRIAKKPIQVARINIQTCFPEKSADEVESLIKANVDMFVLALLSQAELLIRSNEHIKRRVTIAGYEHVQAARDAGQPIIFIMPHVWPIDYAGIRLNLALPMVTMAKAHRNGLFNWFSNRLRSSQKGRVYMREAGIRALISELRQDNSFFYLPDEDLGPEQSVFAPLLGTEKATLPVVGRLAQAGKARVIPVKIGYDTEKYQFNLTLMPAVDEQDMVGKDNEAIALNKMVEQVIIAYPEQYMWFLKFLKTRPNGQSELY
- the purB gene encoding adenylosuccinate lyase; the encoded protein is MDLSALTAISPIDGRYGSKTTSLRGIFSEFGLTKYRVQVEINWLKLLSSCPEIEEVPPFSEEALTLLDSIKDNFSEEDALRVKTIERTTNHDVKAVEYFIKEKIADNAELVAIDEFVHFACTSEDINNLSHALMLKEARDLVLAPQCLEIVDAIKKLAAENKSVPLMSRTHGQPASPSTLGKEMANVAVRLERQLNQINAVEIMGKINGAVGNYNAHISAYPEVNWHELSQRFVTSLGINWNPYTTQIEPHDYIAELFDAVARFNTILIDFDRDIWGYIALGHFKQRTIAGEIGSSTMPHKVNPIDFENSEGNLGIANALMQHLAAKLPVSRWQRDLTDSTVLRNLGVGMAHSLIAYQATMKGISKLEVNEENLRAELDKNWEVLAEPVQTVMRRYGIEKPYEKLKELTRGKRIDGEQLATFIDGLALPDSVKAELKTMTPANYIGRAEAFVDELK
- the pheS gene encoding phenylalanine--tRNA ligase subunit alpha — translated: MQQLTEIVEQALEVIGKASDLKALDDIRVDYLGKKGKITDMMKLMGSLSPAEKPAFGQAVNQAKQAVQKELSARIEGLKSAELEAQLIAEKIDVTLPGRTIEMGGLHPVTRTIERIETFFGELGFSVKNGPEIEDDFHNFDALNISEHHPARADHDTFYFNPKVMLRTQTSGVQIRTMEHEKPPLRIISPGRVYRNDYDQTHTPMFHQVEGLLVDEKVNFAELKGILHDFLRNFFEEDLQVRFRPSYFPFTEPSAEVDVMGKNGKWLEVLGCGMVHPNVLRSVGIDPEKYSGFAFGMGVERLTMLRYGVNDLRAFFENDLRFLKQFK
- the pheT gene encoding phenylalanine--tRNA ligase subunit beta; this encodes MKFSESWLREWVNPSVSREDLSHQITMAGLEVDGVDAVAGEFSGVVVGEVVECGQHPDADKLRVTKINVGDEELIDIVCGAPNCRLGLKVAVAMVGAVLPGDFKIKKAKLRGQPSFGMLCSYGELGIDIESDGIIELPTDAPIGKDVREYLDLNDAVIDVDLTANRADCLGMAGLAREVGVLNRETVTEPTWEAVTATIDDKVAINVIADEACPRYLGRVVKNVNLAAATPLWMQEKLRRSGIRSIDPIVDITNYVLIEYGQPMHAFDLATLTGAIQVRLSDGVEKLKLLDGNEVTVPDDTLVIADDTGSIALAGVFGGEKTGVTEKTQDILLECAFFAPLAIMGKSRRLGLHTDASHRFERGVDPELQHKVMDRATRLVLDICGGEAGPVEEAVTEANLPKPVNLMLRRSKLDKILGHHIPDTDVTEILERLGFTVTAKTDTWDVVTATYRFDMAIEEDLIEEVARIYGYNNIPNIAPVASLTMSDHKEADISLRKVRNVLVARGFQEAVTYSFVDPKQQNLVHPDAPAMILPNPISVEMSAMRLSMFTGLLTSVGYNQSRQQGRVRLFETGLRFVPDAKADSGVRQEPMIGAVISGVQNDEHWSMDSKTVDFFDLKGDLESIIGLTVSTSEFTFRSATHSALHPGQCAEILRNNQVIGIIGAVHPSLEKPFGLNGKTIIFELELDALLHASLPLAQTVSKFPANRRDIAVVVDEEVSATNVMNLIRKVGENQLVGLNLFDVYRGKGVEAGKKSLAIALTLQDITRTLEEKDITETVDSVVSALKTEFNASLRD
- a CDS encoding NAD(P)-dependent oxidoreductase, which codes for MAKVAFIGLGVMGYPMAGHLVKQGHQVTVYNRTTAKAEQWTKDYTGQLALTPKLAAEDQDIVFTCVGNDEDLKQVILGENGVIHGIADGAILVDHTTASADVARDISAILASKNIEFMDAPVSGGQAGAENGVLTVMMGGKQNVFEQVKPVIDAYSRCAELLGEVGAGQLTKMVNQICIAGVVQGLSEGLHFAKSAGLDGLKVVEVISKGAAQSWQMENRYQTMWQGEYDFGFAIDWMRKDLGIALAEGRKNGSHLPVTALVDQFYSEVQAMKGNRWDTSSLLARLEKDR
- a CDS encoding methyl-accepting chemotaxis protein is translated as MKEVKFRWIDQFLIKLTIKAKFTILAMVPILLILLLTIALTTSFKSTLAEAEIDEAIALNNTYNHAVEVALDLLNEEQKQTFLSNINGNSNAVNVSSLGHQAQQMARQGGGSIETAAGFEVLSNINNYDIVITTLIPHSNTEEKASKNNNLTYALTAAIIIIILLFSYYISTFIGGALYTTVMALRRAADGDLSSRLNFFEVPDEFSLLAISVDTLVDRQHKLVLQMSQAAEQIRQVVQSFRATAEDGQTVAVNQRQHLDSLATAMEEMTAAVKEVARNAEQSSSETQEANNQVTAGSEDIATTVQAIDLLSTEIADASDAVNVLNDNASKIDAVVTTINAISEQTNLLALNAAIEAARAGEQGRGFAVVADEVRTLAGRTQSATVEIKTMIEALQSGSQNLTQVMSRTVEQAEEGKKHVLQTGEDLASIAHHSGKVFEMSVLIATSAEEQSAVANEIASNLMEIRNQSHNVEEAANMSVSGCDELNRTAEALDKLMIGLKV
- a CDS encoding acyl-CoA thioesterase — its product is MAGVDREITLRFLAEPADVNFGGKVHGGAVMKWIDLAAYAGAAGWSGKYCITVYAGGIRFVKPIHVGNIVEVSAKVIYTGTSSMHLGIDVKAGDPKEPERHLTTHCIVIMVAVDDDGKPTSVPEWIPETEDDIRLRDSALRLMDMRKRIGAEMEAHVKPAL